In Aspergillus nidulans FGSC A4 chromosome II, a single window of DNA contains:
- a CDS encoding CeGAL family transcription factor (transcript_id=CADANIAT00004871), whose translation MPPSSRQSRSGGSQAGPKCATRACDQCRLRKTRCSLSRPCELCVSLGFECTFLDPQKKRGPPARVKQIREHQEQLRALQAIGGSSEVVPQGSHMPSGPSNADHSEDPARHGYASLTVGSDTTPGSAWSGPEMEYWLPDSFNSQTFPLFGFHGSNILVRETLPPVINDNISLEVSNQTPLLPSDMDPSMQRDNPLGMTPEFWPPYIHEASFIPWIDVYFDRLHPTLPVLNRSLLFTQIIQQEHRRNPQFGAMILSLCAFSLTQPIDISERPTSSSRSDQAKILVHEATRMRTSSDFGEHPSIEAVLTSFFLFGYLFGSNQHNAARLRLREAIDLASTLGLNNPATYADCSAEEKGQWLRTYLVLSVTERAYALQRQHPITFTGRPSDVIRAADEIRNATQRVVSGIIVHTEKDATAMMGLSLLMEIFDAIDEDILICWNARCNASSGNGRCQILTEDRAMSIYRNLATVSDVARYNDRGHGHDHFDFSDPDQEPDESASSGQNGSRELIESRALRDFLSETQCADILVTQKWVQDRLWNLCFSHGLLQLDPGPDCRQLGFGYAIENAQRALRLCRLLKISALEAHGIGICCHDSA comes from the exons ATGCCTCCCTCGTCTCGTCAATCTCGCAGTGGCGGCTCCCAAGCAGGTCCAAAGTGCGCCACGAGAGCATGTGACCAGTGCAGACTGCGCAAAACAAGG TGCAGCCTGTCTCGGCCGTGCGAACTGTGTGTTTCGCTTGGGTTCGAGTGTACATTTCTCGATCCCCAGAAAAAAAGAGGTCCTCCTGCTCG AGTTAAGCAAATAAGGGAACACCAGGAGCAGTTGCGAGCTCTGCAAGCAATTGGCGGCAGTTCAGAGGTTGTCCCTCAAGGGTCTCATATGCCATCTGGGCCGAGCAATGCAGATCATAGCGAGGATCCAGCCAGGCATGGATATGCCAGTCTCACGGTGGGCAGTGACACCACTCCAGGATCCGCCTGGAGCGGGCCTGAGATGGAGTATTGGCTGCCAGACAGCTTCAACTCCCAGACTTTCCCTTTGTTCGGCTTCCACGGAAGCAATATTCTTGTCAGGGAGACGCTCCCGCCAGTGATCAATGATAACATCAGCCTCGAAGTCAGCAATCAAACTCCTTTGCTCCCCAGCGACATGGACCCTAGCATGCAGCGCGATAACCCGCTCGGCATGACACCCGAGTTCTGGCCTCCCTATATCCACGAAGCGAGCTTTATTCCTTGGATAGATGTTTACTTCGATCGTCTCCATCCAACTCTCCCAGTTCTAAATCGATCCTTACTCTTTACTCAAATCATTCAGCAAGAACATCGCCGCAACCCCCAGTTTGGTGCTATGATTCTGTCTCTTtgtgccttctccttgacacaACCGATAGATATCAGTGAACGACCGACCTCTTCATCACGGTCTGATCAGGCAAAGATCCTGGTCCACGAAGCAACAAGAATGCGCACATCTTCTGATTTTGGCGAGCACCCATCAATAGAAGCTGTTTTAACtagtttcttcttgttcgGGTACCTTTTCGGGAGTAACCAGCACAATGCAGCAAGACTCCGGCTGCGAGAGGCAATCGATCTAGCCTCGACACTGGGCCTGAATAATCCAGCCACTTACGCGGATTGCTCAGCAGAGGAAAAAGGGCAGTGGCTACGGACATATTTAGTTCTATCTGTGACAGAAAG AGCCTATGCCCTTCAACGTCAACACCCGATAACCTTTACTGGACGCCCATCGGATGTCATCCGGGCGGCCGACGAGATCCGGAATGCAACTCAGCGCGTTGTATCAGGGATAATCGTGCACACGGAAAAAGACGCTACGGCAATGATGGGTCTGTCGCTGCTCATGGAGATATTCGACGCCATTGACGAAGATATCCTCATTTGCTGGAATGCACGGTGCAATGCATCGTCCGGCAACGGGAGGTGCCAGATCCTCACCGAGGATAGAGCGATGAGTATATACCGGAACTTGGCCACAGTGAGCGACGTGGCTCGGTACAATGATCgcggccatggccatgaccatTTTGATTTCTCAGACCCGGATCAGGAGCCGGATGAGAGTGCGAGCAGTGGACAGAATGGATCAAGGGAGCTCATTGAGTCAAGAGCTCTGCGCGATTTTTTGTCTGAAACGCAATGCGCCGATATTCTGGTCACGCAAAAATGGGTGCAGGACCGGTTATGGAATCTATGTTTCAGTCATGGGCTCTTACAACTAGATCCTGGCCCAGACTGTCGGCAGCTGGGCTTCGGGTATGCCATTGAGAATGCGCAGAGGGCATTGAGACTGTGCCGGTTGCTGAAGATCAGTGCGCTCGAGGCGCATGGAATTGGAATT TGCTGTCATGACAGCGCATAA
- a CDS encoding uncharacterized protein (transcript_id=CADANIAT00004873), with amino-acid sequence MLFILSRESMAEKRRLSARERREPAAKRRVSEATTRASSPAQSQHATRRKASTPATASSPAPTANPASETVVPPISTKVKDGEPLPVLPSPQPADLSLKEYQSIAESAVLLASLERSKKKWLSDGILERYWTKPKKTKREQLEGKNPPKESMSKVGPCNIVVGPHLFDAMLYTVKDPNAPPPVQYTPTQRPMVHYGHPNNFQQYHPYPQTPHSAQNQRPQPPQTSHAPPQSQQGYRPPPQPARTPSNQTPHRPPGPQPAQQRPAASQNPPTQPPKPNPDPVIQMLATRAAQDPELKALMRLVASTNATQEQLRTFQAHIDELNAIIRAREQQQRRQQQQQQQQQRQQQQQQQQPGTPTPTQPPPQTSYPPAQVPQQPVQQPLPANPQQQPSQQEQRTPTPQGPPQPQQSSQSRPPVEVQIPRSSHATVAPQNQAGFSQNRQTPAPQPMPAELPVKQEPSVNTAAPTPAPRVSSPSVGPASQQSPATQPLPPVPQHQATASRPGPQYQYQQPPFQGQPIQSRPPQYGSPAPYYRSTPAKPPVPPRFNYKSVVFEFTSPLTPYGSSTSGHAGSGDRYLFPENTILEWLPGGTTVIASFLLVRKVDPNAPFPIETSADTAPSRAKGKTGPKSKKADKNKDKAGDVQNGKDKVKESEAGAINGDNPQSENKDSSASDSKQNIQDSQGDQKASQPADPSKSASDTKTGDDKKSPPLKEYYQPVTFRIYSSNPKTLEPLARVVKPQEEVRKYMNEVMDRAERAPEGFLVYRLPREQPIEDHELEVDHGKKGGTPVPGSVGRSKPLRGRNFGEDSEAESTVKITEDDEDEEELKDYYGPPTGFVPLGK; translated from the exons ATGCTCTTCATCCTTTCGAGGG AGTCCATGGCTGAGAAACGCCGGCTCTCCGCCCGTGAACGTCGCGAACCTGCGGCCAAGCGACGGGTCTCCGAAGCGACCACGCGAGCATCGTCACCAGCACAATCTCAACACGCGACAAGGAGAAAGGCTTCCACACCCGCTACTGCCTCATCGCCAGCTCCGACAGCGAATCCTGCCTCAGAAACCGTCGTACCACCTATTTCGACGAAGGTCAAGGATGGGGAGCCCCTCCCGGTCCTCCCTTCGCCGCAGCCCGCGGACCTCTCCCTTAAAGAGTATCAATCAATCGCGGAAAG CGcggttcttcttgcctcCCTAGAACGttcgaagaagaaatggcTGAGCGACGGTATCCTCGAGCGCTATTGGACCAAGCCGAAAAAGACGAAAAGGGAGCAGCTTGAAGGCAAAAATCCTCCCAAGGAGTCGATGTCTAAAGTCGGGCCGTGTAACATTGTCGTCGGGCCTCATCTTTTTGATGCGATGCTGTATACAGTCAAAGACCCCAACGCGCCGCCACCAGTTCAATACACCCCGACCCAACGGCCGATGGTCCACTATGGCCACCCCAATAACTTTCAGCAATACCATCCTTATCCTCAGACTCCTCATTCTGCCCAGAATCAGCGACCACAGCCCCCTCAGACCTCACACGCCCCACCTCAGTCTCAACAAGGCTACCGCCCTCCTCCGCAGCCGGCAAGGACGCCGAGTAACCAGACTCCCCATCGTCCCCCTGGGCCCCAGCCCGCACAGCAGCGTCCCGCCGCAAGTCAGAACCCTCCCACTCAGCCTCCAAAACCAAATCCTGACCCTGTTATTCAAATGCTTGCTACGCGGGCTGCTCAGGACCCCGAACTGAAAGCTTTGATGAGGCTGGTTGCGTCGACAAATGCGACACAGGAACAATTGCGCACCTTCCAGGCCCATATAGATGAGTTAAATGCAATTATAAGGGCGCGtgaacagcagcagcgccgccagcagcagcagcagcagcagcaacagcgacagcagcaacaacagcaacaacagccaggaaCACCTACGCCAACACAACCGCCCCCTCAAACATCCTATCCTCCGGCGCAAGTACCTCAGCAACCAGTTCAGCAGCCATTGCCGGCGAAtccccagcaacagccttCCCAGCAAGAACAGCGAACACCTACACCGCAGGGCCCGCCTCAGCCCCAGCAATCATCACAATCCCGCCCTCCTGTTGAAGTTCAAATACCAAGGTCTTCGCATGCCACAGTCGCGCCTCAAAACCAGGCCGGGTTCTCGCAGAACCGCCAGACTCCCGCGCCACAACCCATGCCCGCAGAGCTGCCGGTGAAACAAGAACCCAGTGTAAATACGGCCGCGCCAACGCCAGCTCCCCGTGTCTCAAGTCCGAGCGTTGGTCCGGCCTCGCAACAAAGCCCTGCCACGCAACCCTTGCCCCCCGTGCCACAACATCAGGCAACGGCCTCGAGGCCAGGCCCACAGTATCAGTACCAGCAGCCGCCCTTTCAGGGTCAGCCAATTCAGTCCCGGCCGCCCCAATACGGTTCTCCGGCTCCGTATTACCGTTCCACTCCTGCGAAGCCGCCAGTACCTCCAAGGTTCAACTATAAATCAGTGGTTTTCGAATTTACATCACCTCTAACTCCGTACGGAAGCAGCACGTCAGGCCATGCAGGATCAGGAGATCGGTACCTGTTCCCAGAAAACACTATCCTGGAGTGGCTCCCTGGCGGAACCACTGTCAtcgcttctttcttgctGGTCAGGAAAGTGGATCCAAACGCTCCATTCCCCATTGAGACATCCGCAGACACTGCTCCATCTCGAGCTAAGGGCAAGACTGGTCCAAAATCGAAAAAGGCGGACAAAAACAAAGATAAGGCCGGCGACGTCCAGAATGGGAAAGACAAGGTCAAAGAAAGTGAAGCCGGTGCGATAAATGGAGACAATCCACAATCAGAGAATAAGGACTCGTCCGCCTCAGACTCTAAACAAAACATCCAAGATAGCCAAGGCGACCAAAAGGCCTCACAGCCCGCGGATCCAAGCAAATCTGCATCAGACACGAAAACGGGCGACGACAAGAAATCCCCACCGCTGAAAGAATACTACCAACCCGTCACCTTCCGCATTTACAGCTCAAACCCCAAGACTCTCGAGCCCTTGGCGCGGGTTGTGAAACCACAGGAGGAAGTACGCAAGTATATGAATGAGGTCATGGACCGCGCCGAGAGAGCCCCCGAGGGGTTCCTTGTTTACCGACTACCGCGCGAGCAGCCAATTGAGGACCATGAGTTGGAAGTGGACCATGGCAAAAAGGGCGGCACGCCTGTCCCAGGGTCAGTTGGGCGTAGTAAGCCGTTAAGGGGGAGGAATTTTGGTGAAGACTCAGAGGCTGAAAGTACAGTTAAAATCacagaggatgacgaggacgaggaggaattGAAGGACTACTATGGGCCGCCAACAGGGTTTGTCCCGTTGGGTAAATGA
- a CDS encoding alpha/beta hydrolase (transcript_id=CADANIAT00004874), which yields MVEFNPLLRKAYWSLAAAGLIYVGIVCSLTYPVVQRFALYANKINPALWEDVNLVEAFGFLKTQVQPFHLVTPDNETIYGWHLLPLHLCREHDGELDLDEPTGPADDYTLTPAFRLLANDLNARVVVSFHGNAAHLGSAQRPETYRMLLGLSTPTNPIHVFAIDYRGFGMSTGTPSEEGLITDGVTLLNFLTSAPLNISPSRIAIVGQSLGTAVSAAVAERFAFGSPDPTAIQPALTDPEPFAGIILLASFSNLPNLIESYSLKGITPPILSPLRGYPRIQNWARRHILDTWDTAGRVARLTGVNCSLVQANPAFAEKGLDLAIIHAKNDVEIPWFEGRRVWAAATGQLQQYSPGVLTYEKRDADNGPNEVLIWENRSGKGPGAVKRVRWERVAYGGHNRVATFSTAALAVLRAFAE from the exons ATGGTTGAGTTCAACCCTCTACTGCGAAAAGCCTACTGGTCTTTAGCAGCTGCTGGCCTTATATATGTGGGCATTGTCTGTTCCCTGACGTACCCAGTTGTCCAGAGATT CGCACTCTATGCGAACAAGATAAACCCCGCCCTATGGGAAGACGTCAACTTGGTGGAAGCGTTCGGTTTCTTGA AGACACAAGTCCAGCCATTCCATCTGGTCACCCCTGATAACGAAACCATCTATGGCTGGCACCTCCTACCTTTGCACCTTTGTCGAGAACATGACGGGGAGCTGGATTTGGACGAGCCCACTGGCCCCGCGGATGATTATACCCTGACTCCGGCATTCAGACTCCTGGCCAATGATCTAAACGCCAGGGTTGTCGTGAGCT TTCACGGTAACGCGGCTCACCTAGGATCTGCTCAACGGCCAGAGACATATCGTATGCTTCTCGGCCTCTCAACCCCTACAAACCCCATCCATGTCTTCGCAATCGACTACCGCGGATTCGGAATGTCCACGGGGACACCCTCAGAGGAGGGCCTCATCACCGACGGCGTAACgctcctcaacttcctcacATCAGCCCCGCTCAACATCTCCCCCTCACGGATTGCTATCGTGGGCCAGAGCCTCGGAACAGCCGTCAGTGCCGCAGTGGCAGAGCGCTTCGCTTTTGGTTCGCCTGATCCAACCGCCATCCAACCAGCCCTCACAGACCCTGAACCCTTTGCTGGCATAATTCTCCTTGCATCCTTCAGCAATCTACCCAATTTGATTGAATCATACAGCCTCAAGGGGATTACGCCTCCCATTCTCTCCCCACTACGCGGGTACCCTCGCATCCAAAACTGGGCCAGGCGCCATATTCTCGACACCTGGGATACAGCCGGACGAGTCGCAAGGCTGACAGGTGTGAACTGCAGCCTAGTTCAAGCTAACCCTGCTTTTGCAGAGAAGGGTCTAGATCTGGCTATCATCCATGCTAAAAATGATGTGGAGATTCCCTGGTTTGAGGGGCGGCGGGTCTGGGCAGCTGCAACGGGTCAACTGCAGCAATATTCTCCTGGTGTTCTGACATATGAGAAAAGGGATGCTGATAATGGGCCGAATGAGGTTCTTATTTGGGAAAATAGATCTGGCAAGGGTCCAGGGGCGGTCAAGAGGGTGCGATGGGAACGAGTTGCGTATGGAG GCCACAATCGTGTCGCTACGTTCTCGACCGCCGCTCTCGCGGTGCTAAGAGCATTTGCGGAGTAG
- a CDS encoding protein mef1 (transcript_id=CADANIAT00004875) gives MRCPSLARLPHRAVSGLTRTPVRFQSQAFLTARCASTAALRSATPVHQSVLNRRYQQTRNASGTAAAVLEAAAQTPDSLSQEAIIENLDPVEAERLSRVRNIGIAAHIDSGKTTCTERVLFYTGRIKAIHEVRGRDSVGAKMDSMDLEREKGITIQSAATFCDWVKKDEDGKEQKYHMNLIDTPGHIDFTIEVERALRVLDGAVMILCAVSGVQSQTITVDRQMRRYNVPRISFVNKMDRMGANPFKSVDQINTKLKLPAAAVQVPIGAEDEFEGVVDLVRMKAIYNQGSNGENIVVKDEIPEKVRELAEERRRMLIETLADVDDDMAEIFLNEEEPTEKQIKDAIRRATIGLKFTPVFMGSALANKSVQPMLDGVIDYLPNPSEVQNTALDKKRNEAQVKLVPYNALPLVCLAFKLEESSFGQLTYIRVYQGTLRKGSYVFNARTDKKVRIPRIVRMHSNEMEDVSEIGAGEICAVFGVECASGDSFTDGQLGYTMSSMFVPEPVISLSIKPKHSKDYANFSKAMARFQREDPTFRVSFDPESEQTLISGMGELHLDIYVERMRREYRVDCETGPPQVAYRETISQRVEFDHLLKKQSGGPGDYARVVGWLEPTGKLEENQFEEQIVGGSISEKFIFACEKGFHLSCEKGPLIGHKVLGTKMVINDGATHMTDSSEMAFKNATQQAFRKAFQEGNPAVLEPMMKTVVTAPAEFQGDVIGLLNKRGATINDSEVGVDEFTVYADCSLNGMFGFSSHLRAATQGKGEYTMEFSHYEKAPPQEQRELVKKYLQAQADRHKK, from the exons ATGAGGTGTCCTTCTCTTGCGCGGTTACCGCACCGTGCTGTCTCTGGCTTGACCAGGACTCCTGTCAGATTTCAGTCTCAGGCCTTCCTTACCGCACGATGCGCGTCGACGGCCGCTCTCCGTTCCGCAACTCCGGTCCATCAGTCAGTATTGAACCGGCGTTATCAGCAAACGAGGAATGCCTCCGGTACTGCAGCAGCTGT CTTGGAGGCAGCCGCTCAGACACCGGATTCTTTATCGCAGGAGGCAATCATTGAGAATCTCGATCCTGTAGAGGCTGAGAGGTTATCTCGAGTTCGAAATATCGGTATCGCT GCGCACATTGACAGTGGTAAGACGACATGTACCGAGAGAGTTCTCTTCTACACAGGCCGTATTAAGGCAATTCACGAGGTTCGAGGCCGTGACAGTGTCGGAGCGAAGATGGATTCAATGGACCTGGAACGTGAAAAAGGTATCACCATCCAGTCGGCTGCTACATTCTGTGACTGggtcaagaaggatgaggatggcaaggaGCAGAAGTATCATATGAACTTGATTGATACGCCTGGACATATCGACTTCACCATCGAGGTGGAAAGAGCGCTGCGCGTTCTCGACGGTGCCGTCATGATTCTCTGCGCTGTCTCCGGTGTTCAATCGCAGACAATCACCGTTGATCGACAGATGAGACGCTACAATGTCCCCCGAATTTCCTTCGTGAACAAGATGGACCGTATGGGTGCGAATCCATTCAAGTCTGTCGACCAGATCAacaccaagctcaagctcccTGCGGCAGCTGTTCAGGTTCCCATTGGAGCTGAAGACGAGTTTGAGGGTGTCGTTGACTTGGTTCGCATGAAGGCTATCTACAACCAAGGTAGCAACGGTGAGAATATCGTCGTCAAAGATGAAATCCCGGAAAAGGTCAGAGAACTCgcagaggagaggagaagaatgcTCATCGAGACCCTGGCGGACGTTGACGATGACATGGCGGAAATCTTTTTGAACGAGGAGGAGCCCACCGAGAAGCAAATCAAGGACGCTATTCGCCGGGCGACCATCGGTTTGAAGTTCACCCCAGTCTTTATGGGTTCTGCGCTGGCGAACAAGTCGGTTCAGCCGATGTTGGACGGTGTTATCGACTATCTCCCCAACCCATCTGAGGTGCAAAACACCGCCCTTGACAAGAAGCGCAACGAGGCTCAGGTTAAGCTTGTTCCTTACAACGCCTTGCCTTTGGTCTGTCTTGCCTTCAAACTGGAAGAGAGCAGCTTTGGACAGTTGACCTACATTCGTGTGTACCAGGGAACCCTCCGGAAGGGTTCCTACGTCTTCAACGCCCGTACAGACAAGAAGGTCCGGATTCCTCGCATTGTCCGCATGCACTCTAATGAAATGGAGGACGTGTCTGAGATTGGGGCTGGTGAGATTTGTGCTGTGTTTGGTGTTGAATGTGCCTCTGGTGACTCTTTCACCGATGGCCAACTCGGCTACACCATGTCTTCAATGTTTGTTCCGGAACCGGTCATTTCGCTCTCTATCAAGCCCAAGCACAGCAAGGATTACGCCAACTTCTCTAAAGCCATGGCCCGTTTCCAGCGAGAAGACCCTACGTTCCGTGTCTCGTTCGACCCAGAGAGTGAGCAAACCCTTATCTCCGGTATGGGTGAGCTTCATTTGGATATTTATGTTGAGCGCATGCGCCGTGAGTACCGTGTCGACTGTGAGACCGGTCCTCCTCAGGTCGCTTACCGAGAAACCATTAGCCAGCGTGTTGAGTTCGACCATCTGCTCAAAAAGCAATCGGGAGGTCCTGGAGATTATGCCCGCGTTGTTGGATGGCTGGAGCCTACCGGTAAACTTGAGGAGAACCAGTTTGAAGAACAGATTGTTGGTGGAAGTATTTCCGAGAAGTTCATCTTCGCCTGTGAAAAGGGTTTCCATCTCTCTTGTGAGAAGGGTCCACTCATTGGTCACAAGGTGCTCGGAACCAAGATGGTCATCAATGACGGTGCTACACACATGACAGATTCGTCTGAAATGGCCTTCAAGAACGCCACCCAGCAAGCTTTCCGTAAAGCTTTCCAGGAGGGAAACCCCGCCGTCCTCGAGCCTATGATGAAGACTGTGGTCACTGCCCCTGCTGAGTTCCAGGGTGATGTTATCGGTCTTCTGAACAAGCGCGGTGCTACCATTAACGATTCCGAAGTTGGTGTCGATGAGTTCACCGTGTACGCCGACTGCAGTCTGAACGGCATGTTTGGTTTCAGTTCTCATCTCCGTGCTGCGACTCAGGGTAAGGGCGAGTACACCATGGAGTTCAGCCACTACGAAAAAGCACCACCTCAGGAGCA GAGAGAACTTGTCAAGAAGTACCTCCAGGCCCAGGCTGACAGGCATAAGAAATAA
- the rcf1 gene encoding respiratory supercomplex assembly factor RCF1 (transcript_id=CADANIAT00004876) codes for MSEPLPSSFDGHEQFQEETPLQKFGRRFKEEPWVPAVGLLGCAATCYALWRAYRSMKAGDSVEMNRMFRARIYAQGLTLLTVVAGGLYYRTERTQRREFEQALELRKGQEKRDAWLRELEIRDKEDKEWRERHAAIEAAAKQAGNKPVLAEQDAARSALEPSEQKYYGVLDAVRDLVSRRE; via the exons ATGAGCGAACCTCTGCCATCGTCGTTCGACGGCCACGA ACAATTTCAGGAGGAGACTCCGCTCCAGAAGTTTGGAAGACGGTTCAAGGAGGAGCCATGGGTACCAGCTG TCGGGCTATTAGGATGCGCTGCCACCTGTTATGCGCTTTGGCGTGCTTACCGATCAATGAAGGCGGGCGACTCAGTTGAGATGAACCGCATGTTCCGTGCCCGTATCTACGCCCAAGGACTTACTCTCCTTACCGTGGTTGCCGGTGGACTGTACTACAGAACTGAGCGAACGCAGCGTAGAGAATTCGAGCAGGCGCTAGAGCTACGAAAGGGTCAAGAAAAGCGAGATGCATGGCTGCGTGAGTTGGAGATTCgggacaaagaagacaaggagtgGAGAGAGCGTCATGCTGCTATTGAAGCGGCAGCGAAGCAAGCGGGCAATAAGCCGGTTCTTGCGGAGCAAGATGCAGCTCGTTCCGCTCTGGAGCCCTCCGAACAGAAGTATTATGGTGTCTTAGACGCTGTGAGAGATCTAGTTTCACGGCGAGAGTAG
- a CDS encoding threonine ammonia-lyase ileA (transcript_id=CADANIAT00004877) gives MTENASMNGAATPLSSRLSNLALTEYSAIPTPTSEKEEYKGPDSPPAWDIPDAFLLPNGYPDYLKLILTSRVYEITTESPLHHAVNLSNRMECRVLLKREDLLPVFSFKLRGAYNKMAHLTDEQRWKGVIACSAGNHAQGVAYSARKLKIPATIVMPSGTPAIKHLNVARLGGSVVLHGNDFDAAKEEAHRREKQHGLTSIPPFDDPYVIAGQGTIGMEILRQANLDKLEAVFCAVGGGGLISGVGVYIKRIAPHVKVIGVETHDANAMAQSLDEGSRVLLNEVGLFADGAAVKSVGSECWRVAREVVDEIILVSTDETCAAIKDAFEDTRSIIEPAGALAIAGLKKYVAKRPSPNTSRELVAITSGANMDFDRLRFVAERAALGEKKEALLSVKIPEQPGAFAKLVEVVLPHAVTAFNYRYADETTADVLMGISLSASTGQEDLAKIMTELTRNGMDSKDLSDDELAKRHLRFLVGGRSEVKDERLFMFEFPERPGALAKFLRTLRPSQNISLFHYRNYGGDVGKVLAGIQCPECEKEQLEAFLKDLGYPFTEETQSETYKTFLRR, from the exons ATGACCGAGAACGCGTCCATGAATGGCGCTGCGACACCACTTTCCTCGAGGTTGAGCAATTTGGCTCTGACGGAATACTCTGCTATTCCGACTCCTACttcggagaaggaagaatacaAAGGACCCGACAGTCCACCCGCGTGGGATATCCCTGATGCTTTCTTACTTCCCAATGGCTACCCGGAT TATCTTAAACTGATTTTGACTTCCCGCGTCTACGAGATCACTACCGAGTCCCCTCTCCACCATGCAGTCAATCTCAGTAACCGAATGGAATGTCGAGTGCTTCTCAAGCGGGAAGACCTGCTACCTGTATTCAGCTTCAAACTCCGCGGAGCATACAACAAGATGGCTCATTTGACCGACGAGCAGCGATGGAAAGGCGTGATTGCTTGCTCAGCAG GCAATCATGCTCAGGGTGTCGCGTACTCTGCCCGCAAGCTCAAAATTCCCGCTACCATTGTCATGCCCTCCGGCACCCCAGCGATCAAACACTTGAATGTCGCTCGCCTTGGCGGTAGTGTTGTCCTTCATGGAAACGATTTCGACgctgccaaagaagaagctcaCCGCCGGGAAAAGCAGCACGGTCTTACAAGCATTCCCCCCTTCGATGACCCGTACGTTATTGCTGGACAAGGAACCATCGGAATGGAGATCTTGCGCCAAGCGAATCTGGACAAGCTGGAAGCTGTCTTTTGCGCcgttggcggaggaggtcTGATCTCCGGTGTTGGCGTTTACATCAAGCGCATTGCGCCGCATGTCAAGGTCATTGGTGTGGAGACCCACGACGCCAACGCAATGGCCCAGTCTCTTGATGAAGGCTCTCGTGTGTTGCTGAACGAGGTCGGCCTCTTTGCAGATGGCGCTGCGGTCAAGAGTGTGGGGTCGGAATGTTGGCGCGTGGCCCGCGAGGTAGTAGATGAGATTATCTTGGTTTCAACCGATGAGACTTGCGCTGCGATCAAGGATGCATTTGAGGATACACGCTCGATCATCGAACCCGCTGGTGCGCTGGCCATTGCAGGATTAAAGAAATATGTCGCCAAGCGCCCCAGCCCCAACACCAGCCGTGAACTGGTTGCAATCACCTCGGGAGCAAATATGGATTTTGACCGGCTGCGGTTTGTTGCGGAACGCGCTGCCTTGggggagaaaaaggaagcTCTTCTGAGCGTAAAAATCCCTGAACAACCGGGCGCTTTCGCCAAGCTAGTGGAGGTCGTCCTTCCGCATGCTGTAACCGCATTCAACTACCGGTATGCTGATGAAACAACTGCCGATGTTCTCATGGGTATCTCCTTGTCCGCTTCAacaggtcaagaagaccTGGCTAAGATTATGACGGAATTAACCCGAAACGGCATGGACTCGAAGGAtctcagcgatgatgagcttgctaAACGGCACCTGCGCTTCTTGGTTGGCGGACGCAGTGAAGTGAAGGATGAGCGCCTGTTCATGTTCGAGTTCCCCGAGCGTCCCGGAGCGTTAGCCAAATTTCTCAGGACGCTTCGTCCTAGCCAGAACATCTCTCTATTCCACTACCGGAATTACGGCGGCGATGTTGGCAAGGTTCTGGCGGGTATTCAGTGCCCGGAATGCGAGAAGGAACAACTTGAGGCTTTCCTCAAGGACCTTGGATACCCATTTACCGAGGAGACGCAATCCGAAACTTACAAGACTTTCCTTCGTCGTTGA
- a CDS encoding 50S ribosomal protein L36 (transcript_id=CADANIAT00004878): MISLRSLLGPPTAALRQFLPRHNSNFRVLARPFSQLSQLTSNNWFFFGWSRSIVPGAGVSAVRQVEQVRGMKTRSSVKRLCEGCKPVRRKNRVYIICSKNPKHKQRQGK, encoded by the exons ATGATCTCCCTCCGCTCCCTCCTTGGTCCCCCGACCGCCGCCCTCCGCCAGTTCCTTCCCCGACACAACAGCAACTTCCGAGTCCTTGCCCGGCCATTTTCACAATTATCACAACTCACAAGTAACAATTGGTTTTTTTTTGGGTGGTCAAGGTCTATTGTGCCAGGTGCTGGTGTTTCTGCCGTGAGGCAGGTGGAGCAAGTGAGAGGGATGAAGACAAGGTCGTCGGTTAAGCGGCTTTGTGAAGGGTGCAAG CCCGTTCGGAGAAAGAACCGGGTTTATATCATTTG CTCGAAGAACCCGAAACATAAGCAGCGTCAAGGGAAATAG